One window of Botrimarina mediterranea genomic DNA carries:
- a CDS encoding mechanosensitive ion channel family protein — protein MARHFLVAQLRFLATTLALVGLVICLGATASFGQEPRGETPPPQPKTTVDTAIPIEQLRVLARPLTREELEVEADAWFELLRKKAGQISAAQLGVKKTNDALAADDEDAAKQAIDEASRVMDKAEAESEQAEREMAEGAQESLGLDGPTHADDEPESQRSDQADRGEGSGTHPATDAAAIKKDDLLADITTLQDERAALADRLEVVLASLERKSLDDADEKVAEYRKYVLAVSGIELDAKDASATWAAITGWLKSREGGQRWLWNLGKFLLVLMASYLVAGVVASLMRWLLERRINMSRLAENLIARTIKNIVMLIGLAIALTALEIDITPIIAAIGAAGFIIGFALQGTLSNFASGLMILINRPFDVGDVVSAGGVTGLVQQMNLVSTTFHTFDNQTIHVPNNEIWGNVITNITANDKRRVDLEFGIGYDDDFEHAEEIIHQVVQEHELVLDEPEPVVVTHELADSSVNIVCRPWAKTSDWWKVKTDITRSVKRRFDQEGISIPYPQTDIHVYQHQLASAQSGSQT, from the coding sequence ATGGCAAGACACTTTTTAGTCGCCCAGTTGCGATTCCTAGCGACGACACTTGCTCTGGTAGGGCTAGTAATCTGCCTTGGCGCTACCGCATCGTTCGGCCAAGAACCCCGCGGCGAAACCCCGCCCCCCCAGCCGAAGACGACGGTTGATACTGCCATCCCGATCGAGCAGCTTCGCGTTCTGGCCAGGCCGCTAACCCGAGAGGAATTAGAGGTCGAGGCGGACGCTTGGTTTGAATTGCTGCGGAAGAAGGCCGGTCAGATCTCTGCGGCTCAGCTGGGCGTCAAGAAGACGAACGATGCGCTGGCGGCCGATGACGAGGACGCCGCCAAGCAGGCGATCGACGAAGCGAGCCGGGTGATGGATAAGGCCGAAGCGGAATCGGAGCAGGCCGAGCGAGAGATGGCCGAGGGCGCCCAGGAGAGTCTCGGGCTTGATGGCCCCACCCACGCCGACGACGAACCCGAGAGTCAGCGATCCGATCAGGCCGACCGTGGCGAGGGCAGTGGAACGCATCCCGCAACCGACGCCGCCGCGATCAAGAAGGACGACTTGCTAGCCGATATCACCACGTTGCAAGACGAGAGAGCCGCACTGGCTGACCGATTAGAAGTGGTGCTCGCCTCACTAGAGAGAAAGTCGCTCGACGATGCTGACGAGAAGGTCGCGGAGTACCGCAAGTACGTACTCGCGGTGTCAGGCATCGAGCTAGATGCCAAAGACGCGAGCGCGACCTGGGCGGCAATCACCGGCTGGCTGAAATCAAGAGAAGGCGGTCAACGGTGGCTCTGGAACCTAGGCAAGTTCTTGCTGGTCCTCATGGCGAGCTACTTGGTGGCCGGCGTCGTTGCGTCTCTTATGCGTTGGCTACTGGAGCGACGCATCAATATGTCCCGGCTTGCCGAAAACTTGATCGCTCGGACGATCAAGAACATCGTAATGCTCATCGGCTTGGCGATAGCTTTGACGGCTCTCGAGATCGATATCACACCGATCATCGCGGCGATCGGCGCCGCCGGCTTCATCATCGGCTTCGCGTTGCAGGGCACGCTGAGCAACTTCGCTAGCGGCTTGATGATCCTCATCAATCGGCCATTCGACGTGGGCGACGTGGTCTCTGCGGGGGGGGTGACGGGTTTGGTGCAGCAGATGAACCTCGTCTCAACCACCTTCCACACGTTCGACAACCAGACGATCCACGTGCCCAACAACGAAATATGGGGGAACGTCATCACCAACATCACGGCCAACGACAAGCGGCGCGTCGACCTGGAGTTCGGCATCGGTTACGACGACGACTTCGAGCACGCCGAAGAGATTATCCACCAAGTTGTCCAGGAGCACGAGCTCGTGCTAGACGAACCGGAGCCGGTTGTCGTGACGCATGAACTGGCCGATTCGTCGGTGAACATCGTCTGTCGTCCGTGGGCCAAGACAAGCGACTGGTGGAAGGTGAAGACCGACATCACCCGCAGCGTGAAGCGGCGCTTTGACCAAGAAGGCATTAGCATCCCATATCCACAGACCGACATTCACGTGTATCAGCATCAGCTGGCGTCCGCTCAATCAGGATCCCAAACCTAA